From Rutidosis leptorrhynchoides isolate AG116_Rl617_1_P2 chromosome 3, CSIRO_AGI_Rlap_v1, whole genome shotgun sequence, a single genomic window includes:
- the LOC139902710 gene encoding uncharacterized protein, with product MGTEAEKRERRRRCKERKKRKRVEAFIKSRSGSLDKFVQKKPHPNSNNVDGDNNSDVNRNDHHVVDDTHVDNLHCGDINLDKDVHDTNIENENVNDINSSEDFDELNPDDDNEPAVNVDLHNVDIYDPREWDRLTTDMIKVLVVDGPKRDNSFKRGPKNQSSRRFSSFSYTRTLANNEKCDREWLVYSKELDRVFCFCCKIF from the exons ATGGGTACGGAAGCAGAAAAGAGAGAGAGACGGAGGAGATGTAAGGAGAGGAAA AAAAGAAAAAGAGTTGAGGCATTTATTAAGTCTCGAAGTGGGTCTTTAGATAAATTCGTTCAGAAAAAACCACACCCAAACTCTAATAATGTTGATGGAGATAATAATAGTGACGTTAATCGTAATGatcatcatgttgttgatgatactCATGTTGACAATCTGCATTGTGGCGATATTAACTTAGATAAAGATGTTCATGATACTAATATTGAAAATGAGAATGTTAATGACATTAATTCTAGTGAGGATTTCGATGAACTTAATCCAGATGATGATAATGAACCCGCAGTAAATGTTGATCTTCATAATGTTGATATATATGATCCACGTGAATGGGATCGACTTACTACTGATATGATTAAGGTTTTGGTAGTTGATGGTCCTAAAAGAGACAACTCATTTAAAAGGGGACCCAAAAATCAATCATCTAGGCGATTTTCTTCATTTTCATATACAAGAACTCTAGCAAATAACGAGAAGTGTGATAGAGAGTGGTTGGTATATTCCAAAGAACTTGACAGAGTTTTTTGTTTTTGTTGTAAAATTTTTTGA